One genomic region from Listeria monocytogenes encodes:
- the rpsI gene encoding 30S ribosomal protein S9: MAQVQYYGTGRRKSSVARVRLVPGDGKIVINNRDWEDYIPFAALREVIKQPLVATETLGNYDVLVNVHGGGYTGQAGAIRHGVARALLQVAPEYRPALKSAGLLTRDSRMKERKKPGLKGARRAPQFSKR, encoded by the coding sequence GTGGCTCAAGTACAATATTACGGAACTGGTCGTCGTAAAAGCTCTGTAGCTCGCGTACGTTTAGTACCAGGCGACGGCAAAATCGTTATTAACAATAGAGACTGGGAAGATTACATCCCATTTGCAGCTCTTCGTGAAGTTATCAAACAACCTTTAGTAGCTACAGAAACTTTAGGTAACTATGATGTACTAGTAAACGTTCACGGTGGTGGTTACACTGGTCAAGCCGGTGCTATCCGTCATGGTGTAGCTCGTGCACTATTACAAGTGGCTCCTGAGTACCGCCCAGCACTTAAATCTGCTGGCCTACTTACTCGTGATTCACGTATGAAAGAACGTAAAAAACCAGGACTTAAAGGCGCGCGTCGTGCACCTCAGTTCTCAAAACGTTAA
- the rplM gene encoding 50S ribosomal protein L13, with the protein MRTTYMAKPGEVERKWYVIDATGVSLGRLSSEVASILRGKNKPQFTPHIDTGDFVIIINAGKIGLTGKKATDKIYYRHSQYPGGLKSRTAGEMRTNNPEKLLELSIKGMLPKNSLGRQLFKKLHVYGGSEHEHAAQQPEVYELRG; encoded by the coding sequence ATGCGTACAACTTATATGGCGAAACCCGGCGAAGTAGAACGTAAATGGTACGTTATCGACGCTACTGGTGTTTCTTTAGGACGTTTATCCAGTGAAGTTGCTTCAATTCTTCGCGGAAAAAACAAACCACAATTTACTCCACATATCGACACTGGAGACTTTGTAATCATCATCAACGCTGGTAAGATTGGTCTTACTGGTAAAAAAGCTACTGACAAAATTTACTACCGTCACTCTCAATATCCAGGCGGTTTGAAATCTCGTACTGCAGGCGAAATGCGTACAAACAATCCTGAGAAATTATTAGAACTATCTATCAAAGGTATGCTTCCAAAAAATTCTCTTGGACGTCAATTATTCAAAAAATTACACGTATATGGTGGATCTGAGCACGAACACGCAGCTCAACAACCAGAAGTATACGAATTACGCGGTTAA
- the truA gene encoding tRNA pseudouridine(38-40) synthase TruA: MTRYKAIISYDGSGFYGYQVQPNTRTVQAEIEKALTKMHKGKTVRVTASGRTDTGVHAKGQVIHFDSELDITAEKFQKALQVMTPFDISFLTVEEVPDDFHARFGTVGKEYRYVVKRTKIFDPFSRNFALHYPYELDISKMKLASKRLIGEHDFTSFCSARTERDSKVRTLYSIDFYEEDDETLVIAFQGNGFLYNMVRILTGTLLDAGQGRISPDDISEALLARDRQKLISKTAPPQGLYLWRVDYE, translated from the coding sequence ATGACAAGATATAAAGCGATAATTTCTTATGATGGTAGTGGGTTTTATGGCTATCAGGTGCAGCCGAATACACGTACGGTCCAAGCGGAAATTGAAAAAGCACTGACAAAAATGCATAAAGGTAAGACTGTGCGGGTTACAGCATCGGGAAGAACAGATACTGGTGTTCATGCGAAAGGTCAGGTTATTCATTTCGATTCGGAACTGGATATCACTGCCGAAAAATTCCAAAAAGCTTTACAAGTCATGACCCCGTTTGATATTAGCTTTTTAACAGTGGAAGAAGTACCAGACGATTTCCATGCTAGATTTGGCACGGTCGGAAAAGAATATCGTTATGTGGTAAAACGGACGAAAATTTTTGATCCTTTTAGTCGGAATTTTGCGCTACATTATCCGTATGAACTGGATATTTCAAAAATGAAATTGGCGAGTAAACGCCTGATTGGCGAGCATGATTTTACAAGTTTCTGTTCGGCGAGAACGGAGCGGGATTCTAAAGTCCGGACGCTTTATAGTATTGATTTTTATGAAGAGGACGATGAGACGTTAGTGATTGCTTTTCAAGGGAATGGCTTTTTGTATAATATGGTGCGAATTTTGACTGGAACTCTGCTCGATGCAGGGCAAGGTCGAATCTCTCCGGATGATATTAGTGAGGCTTTATTAGCACGTGATAGGCAAAAATTAATTAGTAAAACTGCGCCGCCACAAGGGTTATATTTATGGCGAGTCGACTATGAATAA
- a CDS encoding energy-coupling factor transporter transmembrane component T family protein, translating to MMDKMILGRYIPGNSWLHRIDPRAKITAVMAFIAIVFLANNWLTYALMFVYVLYLVLTSKVPFLFFIKGLQPIFWLILITLLLQVFFTKGGTVLVDLGLLQITTLGLANGAMMFCRFVLIIFMTTLLTLTTSPIELTDGLEKILAPFRLVHLPVHELALMLSISLRFIPTLMDETEKILKAQKARGVEFTSGKWSDRIKAIIPLLVPLFISAFKRAEDLAIAMEARGYRGGKGRTRFRLLRWRFADTFLLISLAVLSGLLFWLRS from the coding sequence ATGATGGATAAAATGATTCTCGGACGTTATATTCCGGGGAACTCTTGGTTGCATCGAATTGACCCACGCGCGAAAATCACTGCTGTTATGGCGTTTATTGCGATTGTCTTTTTGGCTAATAATTGGCTGACGTATGCACTAATGTTTGTTTATGTATTGTATTTAGTCCTAACTTCGAAAGTGCCATTTTTATTTTTTATTAAAGGTTTACAACCAATTTTCTGGCTTATTTTAATTACGCTATTACTGCAAGTCTTTTTTACGAAAGGCGGGACAGTTTTAGTTGATTTAGGACTTTTACAAATAACAACACTCGGACTGGCAAATGGAGCGATGATGTTTTGCCGTTTTGTGCTTATTATTTTTATGACAACACTTTTAACATTAACGACAAGCCCGATTGAACTAACAGACGGACTGGAGAAAATTTTAGCGCCGTTTCGTTTAGTGCATTTACCAGTACATGAACTTGCTTTGATGCTGAGTATTTCTTTGCGATTTATTCCAACATTGATGGATGAAACGGAGAAAATTTTAAAAGCGCAAAAAGCTCGTGGGGTTGAATTTACGAGTGGAAAATGGAGTGATCGGATTAAAGCGATTATTCCGCTGCTCGTGCCTCTTTTTATTAGTGCGTTTAAGCGTGCGGAAGACTTGGCGATTGCGATGGAAGCTCGCGGTTATCGAGGTGGTAAAGGGAGAACAAGATTCCGTTTACTACGCTGGCGATTTGCAGATACATTTTTGTTAATTTCCTTAGCGGTATTAAGTGGATTATTATTTTGGTTGCGGAGTTGA
- a CDS encoding energy-coupling factor ABC transporter ATP-binding protein: MEIKLEQLGYCYQKNSPFEKRALLDVNVSFDSGSYSAIIGHTGSGKSTLLQHLNALLMPTEGKITVGDREIVAGVKQKKLRDLRKKVGIVFQFPEAQLFEETVEKDICFGPMNFGVSEEDAKLRAKKVIYEVGLTEEILSRSPFELSGGQMRRVAIAGVLAMDPEVLVLDEPTAGLDPHGREEIMEMFYNLHKEKGLTTVLVTHSMEDAARYAEKIVLMKAGTVLQIGTPREIFAKPDELVDLGLSVPDVVRFQGLFERKFDVKLTKTCLTIDELTTEMAPYLAKGGA; encoded by the coding sequence ATGGAAATTAAACTCGAACAACTAGGTTATTGTTATCAAAAAAATAGCCCTTTTGAAAAGCGAGCATTACTTGATGTGAATGTTTCTTTTGATTCTGGTAGCTATTCTGCAATTATTGGTCATACTGGCTCAGGGAAATCAACTTTGCTACAACACTTGAATGCCCTTTTAATGCCTACAGAAGGGAAAATTACAGTTGGTGATCGAGAAATCGTTGCCGGCGTGAAGCAAAAGAAACTACGCGATTTACGTAAAAAAGTCGGGATTGTGTTCCAATTTCCAGAAGCACAACTTTTTGAAGAAACGGTTGAAAAGGATATTTGTTTTGGACCGATGAACTTTGGCGTTTCCGAGGAAGATGCGAAACTGCGCGCCAAAAAAGTAATTTATGAAGTAGGACTGACCGAGGAAATTTTGTCACGTTCGCCGTTTGAACTTTCTGGTGGGCAAATGCGCCGGGTTGCAATTGCAGGTGTTTTGGCGATGGATCCAGAAGTGCTTGTGCTAGATGAGCCAACAGCAGGACTAGATCCTCATGGCCGCGAGGAAATCATGGAAATGTTCTACAATCTTCATAAAGAAAAAGGGCTCACGACGGTCCTTGTAACACATAGTATGGAAGATGCTGCTCGTTATGCGGAAAAGATTGTCTTGATGAAGGCGGGGACGGTTCTACAAATCGGTACGCCACGTGAAATTTTCGCGAAGCCAGACGAACTGGTTGATCTTGGGTTATCTGTACCGGATGTGGTGAGATTCCAAGGACTTTTTGAGCGCAAATTTGATGTGAAATTAACAAAAACCTGTTTAACCATTGATGAATTAACAACCGAAATGGCGCCTTATTTAGCGAAGGGCGGGGCATAA
- a CDS encoding energy-coupling factor ABC transporter ATP-binding protein, with product MAESFVRLEHVFYKYEDTEKYAVKDVSISAQKGEWVALVGHNGSGKSTIAKLLNGLLFPEDGLIKIGHFVLSEKNIWEIRRQVGMVFQNPDNQFVGATVQDDVAFGLENHGVPHDTMVERVESALNEVGMQSYALHEPARLSGGQKQRVAIAGVLALQPDVIILDEATSMLDPRGRAEVMETIRIMREQEDITVISITHDLDEVLFADRVIVMNKGEIHSEGTPKEIFQQADAMREIGLGVPFIIELQEKLVAGGFETGSTVLSEGALLDQLWKLNSNN from the coding sequence GTGGCAGAAAGTTTTGTAAGATTAGAGCACGTTTTTTATAAATATGAGGATACGGAAAAATATGCAGTGAAAGATGTATCTATTTCTGCTCAAAAAGGGGAATGGGTTGCACTTGTTGGTCATAATGGTTCAGGTAAATCAACTATTGCAAAATTGCTAAACGGCTTACTTTTTCCGGAAGATGGCTTAATTAAAATCGGGCATTTTGTTTTGTCTGAAAAAAATATATGGGAAATTAGACGACAAGTAGGCATGGTTTTCCAAAATCCGGATAACCAATTTGTCGGGGCTACTGTGCAAGATGATGTGGCATTTGGGCTTGAAAATCACGGTGTTCCACATGATACGATGGTCGAACGTGTGGAATCGGCTTTGAATGAAGTTGGTATGCAAAGCTACGCGCTACATGAACCGGCGAGACTTTCTGGTGGGCAAAAGCAACGTGTCGCAATTGCGGGCGTTTTGGCGCTGCAGCCGGATGTGATTATTTTGGATGAGGCGACTTCGATGCTTGATCCAAGAGGACGCGCTGAAGTAATGGAAACTATTCGAATTATGCGCGAACAGGAAGATATTACGGTGATTTCGATTACGCATGATTTGGATGAAGTCCTTTTTGCAGATCGGGTAATCGTGATGAATAAAGGTGAGATTCATAGTGAAGGTACGCCGAAAGAAATTTTCCAGCAAGCAGATGCAATGCGAGAAATTGGCCTAGGGGTTCCATTTATTATTGAATTACAAGAAAAATTAGTTGCAGGTGGCTTTGAAACAGGAAGTACCGTGCTATCGGAAGGAGCATTACTAGATCAATTATGGAAATTAAACTCGAACAACTAG
- a CDS encoding MgtC/SapB family protein — translation MLADFILRLVVAGLLGAIIGLDREIRAKEAGFRTHFLVSLGSALIMIVSQYGFSQIATMQNVSFDPSRVAAQVVSGIGFIGAGTIIIQKKFVRGLTTAAGLWATAGIGLAIGAGMYWVGIAATLLTLIGLEFLSIIFKSFAFHTTAIIYSTDKQENLVKVTDQIKQNKQQIISYSSEKELIGESLFIRVNIVVKTKNKNDEYELFHFIQTLPNVTVEKME, via the coding sequence ATGTTAGCAGATTTTATTTTACGGCTTGTTGTTGCGGGTCTCCTTGGAGCAATTATTGGACTTGACCGAGAAATCAGGGCGAAGGAAGCTGGATTCCGGACACATTTCTTGGTTTCTTTAGGTAGCGCTTTGATTATGATCGTCTCTCAGTACGGTTTTTCTCAAATCGCCACCATGCAAAATGTATCGTTCGACCCAAGTCGTGTCGCTGCCCAAGTGGTAAGCGGTATTGGCTTTATTGGCGCTGGTACGATTATTATCCAAAAGAAATTCGTTCGCGGTCTAACAACAGCTGCCGGACTTTGGGCGACAGCTGGTATCGGACTTGCCATTGGCGCCGGGATGTACTGGGTTGGTATCGCCGCTACTTTACTGACATTAATTGGTTTAGAGTTTCTCAGCATTATTTTTAAATCGTTCGCCTTTCATACAACTGCGATTATTTATTCAACCGACAAACAGGAAAACCTCGTCAAAGTTACCGATCAAATTAAACAAAACAAACAGCAAATCATTTCCTACTCCAGCGAAAAAGAACTCATTGGCGAAAGTCTTTTTATTCGTGTAAATATTGTTGTAAAAACAAAGAATAAGAACGATGAATATGAACTATTTCACTTTATCCAAACACTTCCTAATGTAACGGTGGAAAAAATGGAGTAA
- a CDS encoding acetamidase/formamidase family protein, with amino-acid sequence MKNFVTSERSIFEMEKSTEPAIRVKDGSVVKIKTKDHFNGQIHAKQLHYGELDWKQFSPTTGPIYIEEARPGDLLAITIEKIELLGTEVFLLNGPNIGITDDLLTSNSTRCYKVENNQIIYSEDIHIPIRKTIGLLKTEELNPSKVPTKNGGLLDSSKITEGATIFLPVEKYGASLHVGNVRATTGFGKITATSAEAPAEVTLRLQILKNRTAPTPTIIHYHNLICLASDITIEKATQKTMHNMITLLTESDKMTTEDALFLISLQADFQVCKLCKPNITTSIKLPLDYFPEMPFL; translated from the coding sequence ATGAAAAACTTTGTAACCTCAGAACGTTCGATTTTTGAGATGGAAAAATCAACGGAACCTGCGATTAGAGTGAAAGATGGCTCTGTGGTAAAAATAAAAACAAAAGACCACTTCAATGGCCAAATTCACGCCAAACAGCTTCATTACGGGGAACTAGATTGGAAACAATTTTCACCAACTACCGGACCAATCTATATTGAAGAAGCAAGACCGGGGGATTTATTAGCTATAACGATTGAAAAAATTGAACTCCTAGGGACGGAGGTCTTTTTGCTAAACGGGCCGAACATCGGGATAACAGATGATTTATTAACAAGCAACTCCACTCGATGCTACAAAGTCGAAAACAACCAGATTATCTATTCAGAAGATATTCATATTCCGATAAGGAAAACAATCGGCCTATTAAAGACAGAAGAATTAAATCCAAGTAAGGTACCTACTAAAAACGGCGGACTACTTGACTCTTCCAAAATCACAGAAGGCGCAACAATCTTTTTACCAGTTGAAAAATACGGCGCATCACTTCATGTCGGCAATGTTCGAGCAACGACTGGTTTCGGAAAAATAACAGCAACAAGTGCAGAGGCGCCGGCGGAAGTCACTTTACGACTACAAATCCTTAAAAATCGCACGGCTCCAACGCCAACAATCATCCATTACCATAACTTAATTTGTTTAGCATCAGATATTACAATTGAAAAAGCTACTCAAAAAACAATGCATAATATGATAACTTTACTTACAGAATCAGACAAGATGACGACAGAGGATGCGCTGTTCCTCATTTCTCTACAAGCTGATTTCCAAGTCTGCAAACTTTGTAAGCCAAACATCACTACAAGTATCAAGTTACCGTTAGATTACTTCCCAGAAATGCCCTTTTTATAA
- a CDS encoding DNA glycosylase AlkZ-like family protein gives MRPLTDSQIAQNRLHNSGLLQSKFPTAEEATRALFGIQSQYQQFGEISLFNRVDNLTKENLQITYDKKDLIKIWGQRMTVHMYAPDDWFYVHDVYAHKNNWSRKHTDSLGHDLDDLLAEMEELLLRDEKVPKEAFGALFGDHAKELMTWGGVFIQGSLDGKLFCVPESPKTRFYSHRSRIDSKSHEEWLNIERNQTGLETMIDRYFSAYGPATIQDFKHWSGLRNSEYMTTLEKQLENYFCYIGEDGKTYYSKTETHDEQEMDTPLLLGKFDPLFVSYAKKNWLANEKETSLIWRIAGQIEAVLIINGQFFGTWRYKVSGEKIIFNFYLSKKLTKKSQKIVEIEAMKLAGFLHKKYQGSIFELI, from the coding sequence ATGCGCCCGTTAACTGACTCGCAAATTGCTCAAAATCGACTACATAATTCTGGACTACTACAGTCTAAATTCCCGACCGCAGAGGAAGCAACTCGTGCGTTATTTGGCATCCAGTCCCAGTATCAACAATTTGGAGAGATTAGTTTATTTAACCGTGTAGACAATTTGACGAAAGAAAATCTGCAAATAACTTACGATAAAAAAGACTTAATCAAAATCTGGGGCCAAAGAATGACCGTGCATATGTATGCGCCTGATGATTGGTTTTATGTCCATGATGTGTATGCGCACAAAAACAATTGGTCACGAAAGCATACAGACTCACTAGGACACGATTTGGACGACCTTTTGGCAGAAATGGAAGAATTACTCTTGCGCGACGAGAAAGTGCCTAAAGAGGCTTTTGGGGCGTTATTCGGCGACCATGCAAAAGAATTAATGACTTGGGGTGGGGTTTTCATTCAAGGTTCACTTGATGGTAAGCTGTTTTGTGTGCCGGAGTCCCCTAAAACTCGATTTTATAGTCATCGGAGCCGAATTGATTCGAAGTCCCATGAAGAATGGCTAAATATCGAGCGAAATCAAACAGGGCTCGAAACAATGATCGATCGTTATTTTAGTGCGTACGGACCAGCGACAATACAGGATTTCAAACATTGGAGCGGTTTGCGCAATAGCGAGTACATGACGACCCTCGAAAAACAGCTTGAAAACTATTTTTGCTATATTGGAGAAGACGGAAAAACTTATTATAGTAAAACAGAAACGCACGATGAGCAAGAAATGGATACGCCTTTACTCCTAGGAAAATTTGATCCACTTTTTGTTAGTTATGCGAAAAAGAATTGGCTTGCGAATGAGAAAGAAACAAGTTTGATTTGGCGCATTGCTGGACAAATCGAGGCGGTCTTGATAATAAACGGCCAATTTTTCGGAACGTGGCGATATAAAGTATCAGGGGAGAAAATCATTTTTAATTTCTACCTTAGTAAAAAGTTAACTAAAAAAAGCCAAAAAATAGTTGAAATAGAAGCGATGAAACTTGCTGGATTCCTGCATAAGAAATATCAAGGCAGCATTTTTGAACTAATATAA
- the rplQ gene encoding 50S ribosomal protein L17 → MGYRKLGRTSSQRKALLRDLATDLIVFERIETTEARAKEIRKVVEKLITSGKKGDLHARRQAAAFIRHEVVEVVQVDAKGKDGSTVKKNRPVYALQKLFDDVAPRYAERQGGYTRILKKGPRRGDGAPMVIIELV, encoded by the coding sequence CGTACAAGCTCACAACGTAAAGCATTACTACGTGATCTTGCAACGGATTTAATCGTATTTGAACGTATTGAAACAACAGAAGCTCGCGCTAAAGAGATTCGTAAAGTTGTTGAAAAACTAATCACTTCTGGGAAAAAAGGAGACTTGCACGCTCGTCGTCAAGCAGCTGCTTTCATCCGTCATGAAGTTGTAGAAGTAGTACAAGTAGATGCTAAAGGTAAAGATGGTTCTACTGTGAAGAAAAACCGTCCTGTATACGCTCTACAAAAACTATTTGATGATGTTGCTCCACGTTACGCGGAACGTCAAGGTGGTTACACTCGTATCTTGAAAAAAGGTCCACGTCGCGGTGACGGCGCACCAATGGTTATTATTGAATTAGTTTAA